The following is a genomic window from Chryseobacterium ginsenosidimutans.
ATATTCTAAATTTAAATGATTAATTATTTTATCCGCCAACGAAATCTCCACCATTGATATGAATAATCTCGCCGGTAATGAAACTCGAATCTTCAGAGGCAAGAAAAACATAAGCAGGTGCAACTTCTGAAGGCTGTCCCGCTCTTTTCATTGGAGTATCTTTTCCGAAAGTTGATAGATCGTCGAAAGTTTCTTTAACCAGAGGTGTCCAGATCGGTCCCGGAGCAACGCCATTAACATAGATTTTTTTCTCAGCCAGATTCGTAGCTAAAGATCTTACAAATGTTGCAATGGCACCTTTCGTAGCCGAATAATCAATCAGATGAGTACTTCCACGATATGCTGTAACAGAAGTCGTACAGATAATTTTTCCACCTTCTTTCATTAATGGCAAAAAGTCTCTTGTAAAGGCAATCATAGATATGATATTGACATTGAAAGTTTCCTGTATCTGCTCATCAGAAATATTTTCAATATCGTTTTCTGGAAATTGGATT
Proteins encoded in this region:
- a CDS encoding SDR family oxidoreductase, translated to MKTQNKSESKSKVPQDGLFPEIIRENYLGSKKLLNKKAVISGGDSGIGQAVAVHFAREGADVAVIYKESDNDAKETQKLIEKEGQKCILLKGDVSKKAFRKKCIDKIKKDWATLDILVNNAGIQFPENDIENISDEQIQETFNVNIISMIAFTRDFLPLMKEGGKIICTTSVTAYRGSTHLIDYSATKGAIATFVRSLATNLAEKKIYVNGVAPGPIWTPLVKETFDDLSTFGKDTPMKRAGQPSEVAPAYVFLASEDSSFITGEIIHINGGDFVGG